One Anaerobiospirillum thomasii DNA segment encodes these proteins:
- the trpA gene encoding tryptophan synthase subunit alpha, with amino-acid sequence MPQRFAETFKKVRDNNKMAFIPYVIGCDPSFDLSLKIMHTLATNGADALNIGFAFSDPGTAGEAVLVSNKRALTAGSSSDTCFELIKKFRQTDRRTAIAVTVYANALVVYGVQAFFQSCHDCGIDAVFIPDLPYIMLQVQMHNFKKAADSLCSLILSASSNLTQSSLKDIAACDVSYIYALSDVKVGGDRISFTRPESLIKTLKAATDTPVVVGKGVGSCEDIQELYALGVDGVVVGSVFSLEIKNNLSDEQDLLESIAKKSALLSRACCGPK; translated from the coding sequence ATGCCACAAAGATTTGCAGAGACTTTCAAAAAAGTTCGTGATAACAACAAGATGGCCTTTATTCCTTATGTTATAGGCTGTGATCCTAGCTTTGATCTGTCACTTAAGATTATGCATACGCTTGCTACAAATGGGGCTGATGCTTTAAATATTGGCTTTGCCTTTTCAGATCCTGGCACTGCAGGCGAGGCTGTGCTTGTATCTAATAAAAGAGCGCTGACAGCAGGGTCAAGTTCAGATACATGCTTTGAGCTTATTAAAAAGTTCAGACAGACGGATAGGCGCACTGCAATTGCTGTTACTGTCTATGCCAATGCATTGGTGGTATATGGGGTACAGGCTTTTTTTCAAAGTTGTCATGATTGTGGCATTGATGCTGTTTTTATTCCTGATCTGCCCTATATTATGCTGCAAGTGCAGATGCACAATTTTAAAAAGGCGGCAGATAGTCTGTGTTCTCTTATCCTAAGTGCCTCATCAAATCTTACTCAGAGCTCTCTTAAGGATATAGCCGCATGTGATGTGTCATATATCTATGCTCTGTCTGATGTTAAGGTTGGCGGTGACAGGATCAGCTTTACAAGGCCTGAGAGTTTGATTAAGACACTAAAGGCAGCTACTGACACACCAGTTGTTGTGGGCAAAGGTGTTGGCAGCTGTGAGGATATACAGGAGCTTTATGCGCTTGGTGTCGATGGTGTTGTCGTTGGTTCTGTCTTTTCTTTGGAGATTAAAAACAATCTGTCTGATGAACAAGATCTTCTTGAGAGTATAGCTAAAAAGAGTGCTCTTTTGAGCAGGGCCTGCTGTGGACCAAAGTAG